In one window of Funiculus sociatus GB2-C1 DNA:
- a CDS encoding pilus assembly FimT family protein, translating to MRKKLSNCSSSGFTLIESLVVILIIGILSAIAAPSWLSFLSTQSLRTAQDHIYWAMRAAQSNAKRDKQNWRASFREVNGIVQWAVYPSSLSPTVANWNSLDPLIQIDPETTYPIQSNGVRGVEFGFLGEVKTIPFGRITLSSKNGGKAKRCVVVSTLLGAMRTAKEHSTAQDNKYCY from the coding sequence ATGCGTAAAAAGTTATCTAATTGCTCCAGCAGTGGGTTCACGCTGATCGAGAGTTTAGTAGTAATTTTGATTATAGGAATATTAAGCGCGATCGCTGCTCCCAGCTGGCTAAGCTTCCTCAGTACCCAAAGTCTCAGAACAGCCCAAGACCATATTTATTGGGCAATGCGGGCAGCCCAGAGCAACGCCAAACGCGATAAACAAAACTGGCGAGCTAGTTTTCGAGAAGTTAATGGAATTGTGCAGTGGGCAGTTTATCCGTCTAGCCTTAGTCCAACGGTAGCAAACTGGAATAGCCTTGACCCGCTGATTCAAATTGATCCAGAAACCACCTACCCCATTCAGAGCAATGGAGTACGCGGTGTAGAATTTGGCTTTCTGGGTGAAGTGAAAACAATTCCATTTGGTCGCATCACCCTGTCCTCAAAAAATGGTGGTAAAGCCAAACGTTGTGTAGTTGTTTCTACTCTCTTAGGAGCAATGCGAACTGCCAAAGAGCATTCTACTGCCCAAGATAACAAGTATTGCTATTAG
- a CDS encoding prepilin-type N-terminal cleavage/methylation domain-containing protein encodes MDNLALLKKIQQYQSKQSPSESNSGFTLIELIVVIIIVGILSAIAAPGWLGFLNRQRVNAVNDAALNALQEAQREAKRTKLSYSVSFQTPNGQRPQVVVYPGTTAPAATDPRWKTLAENQDIKPGQVQVTPNANLFTFDYQGIVSQNQTLPYKVTVSLLPNNAVKRCVKVTTLLGTIQTGKEASECS; translated from the coding sequence AAAGCAATCGCCATCTGAATCTAACTCCGGATTCACGCTGATTGAGCTTATCGTAGTAATTATAATAGTCGGAATTTTAAGCGCGATCGCGGCTCCTGGCTGGCTTGGTTTTTTAAATCGGCAACGGGTGAATGCAGTTAACGATGCGGCATTGAATGCCCTCCAAGAAGCCCAGAGAGAAGCTAAAAGGACAAAACTAAGCTACAGCGTCAGCTTTCAAACTCCAAATGGTCAACGTCCACAGGTTGTTGTTTATCCTGGTACTACCGCCCCAGCTGCTACTGACCCTCGGTGGAAGACTTTAGCTGAAAATCAAGACATCAAGCCTGGTCAAGTTCAGGTTACTCCTAATGCAAATTTATTCACCTTTGACTACCAGGGCATAGTTAGCCAAAACCAAACTCTTCCATATAAAGTTACCGTATCTCTTCTACCGAACAACGCTGTAAAGCGGTGCGTCAAGGTGACAACCCTTTTAGGAACAATTCAAACCGGGAAAGAGGCTTCTGAATGTAGCTAA